One genomic window of Pseudomonas aeruginosa includes the following:
- a CDS encoding VOC family protein, producing MHTPASNTVASVIPCLRYRDAPAAIDWLCRTFGFQRKLVVPGEDGQVLHAELTYASPNGANGMLMLGSSVRDNAYGRLMRHVDEAGGNTQSLYLVVADPDALFRSAQAAGAEIVIDIKDEDYGGRGFTCRDPEGHVWSFGSYDPWA from the coding sequence ATGCACACGCCCGCCAGCAACACCGTCGCCAGCGTCATTCCCTGCCTGCGTTACCGCGATGCGCCGGCCGCCATCGACTGGCTGTGCCGGACCTTTGGCTTCCAGCGCAAGCTGGTGGTGCCCGGCGAGGACGGACAGGTGCTCCACGCCGAGTTGACCTACGCCAGCCCGAACGGCGCCAACGGCATGCTGATGCTCGGCTCGAGCGTCCGCGACAACGCCTACGGTCGGCTGATGCGGCACGTCGACGAAGCCGGCGGCAATACCCAGAGCCTCTACCTGGTGGTCGCCGATCCCGACGCCCTGTTCCGCAGCGCCCAGGCCGCCGGCGCCGAGATCGTCATCGACATCAAGGACGAGGACTACGGCGGTCGCGGCTTCACTTGCCGCGATCCGGAGGGCCACGTCTGGAGCTTCGGCAGCTATGATCCCTGGGCATGA
- a CDS encoding DUF3325 domain-containing protein: MLLVFGLNLLAFTALCLAMNRHHKNLLGHEPSASRVLLLRGVALLDLGLALAFSIHRQGVEIGIVFWSCLLMLAAGTLVLLLAWRPRWALPCAAGVPLLGGVLALLR; encoded by the coding sequence ATGCTGCTGGTCTTCGGCCTCAACCTGCTGGCCTTCACCGCTCTCTGCCTGGCCATGAACCGCCACCACAAGAACCTTCTCGGCCACGAGCCGTCGGCTTCCCGGGTGCTTCTGCTACGCGGCGTGGCGCTGCTCGACCTGGGCCTGGCGCTGGCCTTCTCGATCCACCGGCAGGGCGTGGAGATCGGCATCGTCTTCTGGTCCTGCCTGCTGATGCTGGCGGCCGGCACGCTGGTCCTGCTGCTCGCCTGGCGGCCACGCTGGGCATTGCCTTGCGCCGCCGGAGTGCCGTTGCTCGGCGGGGTGCTGGCGCTGCTGCGCTGA
- a CDS encoding PepSY-associated TM helix domain-containing protein, with protein MNLRQSMSGLHTWSGLLVSWLLFVIVFAGSLASFDKELTRWMQPDLHLPGAQSLGADQVRDWLRQRAPDAHAWWMLPPSERAPYWNAGWEPRDGSEFKVFQLDAVSGQPLPKTVGGEFFFTLHYDLHAGMVGLYIVGIAGMLMLVALVSGTIVHRRIFKDFFTLRPQAARQRAWLDAHNVLGVIGLPFHLMIAYTGLVIFIVYYMQAGLQVVYQNDGERFFHEVQGSYEREEVGRPAGPPASIDGLIVEAGKVWGDGGAPGWISVHHPYDEAATVDIRRRDASRILDDQRTVNFDASSGELLHAQPSYAPGYATYGWLTGLHMIQWGGQLVRWMYLLLGLSGAMMIFGGLQVWLAKREVRGSRGVGLVRALNLAVCGGLPLASLALLWGNRLLPTQLAGRDTWEIRVFCASWALVALWAIVRRNSGALGRTQLRLAAVLALGLPLLGLLRSPEGNLLASLQRGDWVLAGVDLSLLGLGLLCAWLGWRRRQASSKPARRRLNVQEVA; from the coding sequence ATGAACCTGCGTCAATCGATGTCCGGCCTGCATACCTGGTCGGGGCTGCTGGTCAGCTGGCTGCTGTTCGTCATCGTCTTCGCCGGCAGCCTGGCCAGCTTCGACAAGGAGCTGACCCGCTGGATGCAGCCGGACCTGCACCTGCCCGGCGCGCAGTCGCTGGGCGCCGACCAGGTGCGCGACTGGTTGCGCCAGCGCGCCCCCGATGCCCATGCCTGGTGGATGCTGCCGCCGAGCGAGCGGGCGCCCTACTGGAACGCCGGCTGGGAGCCACGCGACGGCAGCGAGTTCAAGGTCTTTCAGCTGGACGCGGTGAGCGGCCAGCCGCTGCCGAAGACAGTCGGCGGCGAGTTCTTCTTCACCCTGCACTACGACCTGCACGCCGGCATGGTCGGCCTGTACATCGTCGGCATCGCCGGGATGCTGATGCTGGTGGCGCTGGTCAGCGGGACCATCGTGCACCGGCGGATCTTCAAGGACTTCTTCACCCTGCGCCCGCAGGCGGCGCGGCAGCGCGCCTGGCTCGACGCGCACAACGTGCTGGGGGTGATCGGCCTGCCGTTCCACCTGATGATCGCCTACACCGGCCTGGTGATCTTCATCGTCTACTACATGCAGGCGGGCCTGCAGGTGGTCTACCAGAACGATGGCGAGCGCTTCTTCCATGAAGTGCAGGGCTCCTACGAACGCGAGGAAGTCGGCCGCCCGGCGGGGCCGCCGGCGTCCATCGACGGCCTGATCGTCGAGGCCGGCAAGGTCTGGGGCGACGGCGGCGCGCCGGGCTGGATCAGCGTCCACCATCCCTATGACGAGGCGGCCACCGTGGACATCCGCCGGCGCGACGCCTCGCGCATCCTCGACGACCAGCGCACGGTCAACTTCGATGCCTCCAGCGGCGAACTGCTGCATGCCCAGCCGTCCTATGCGCCCGGCTACGCCACCTACGGCTGGCTGACCGGCCTGCACATGATCCAGTGGGGCGGCCAGTTGGTGCGCTGGATGTACCTGTTGCTCGGGCTGTCCGGGGCGATGATGATCTTCGGCGGGTTGCAGGTCTGGCTGGCCAAGCGCGAGGTCCGCGGCAGTCGTGGCGTTGGTCTGGTGCGGGCGCTGAACCTGGCGGTCTGCGGCGGCCTGCCGCTGGCCAGCCTGGCGCTGCTGTGGGGCAACCGCCTGCTGCCGACGCAACTGGCCGGCCGCGACACCTGGGAGATCCGCGTGTTTTGCGCCAGTTGGGCGCTGGTCGCGCTGTGGGCCATCGTCCGCCGCAACAGCGGGGCCCTCGGTCGCACGCAACTGCGCCTCGCCGCCGTGCTGGCGCTGGGCCTGCCGCTGCTCGGCCTGCTGCGTAGCCCGGAAGGCAACCTGTTGGCCAGCCTGCAGCGCGGCGACTGGGTGCTGGCCGGCGTCGACCTCAGCCTGCTGGGCCTCGGCCTGCTCTGCGCCTGGCTCGGCTGGCGACGTCGGCAAGCGTCGAGCAAGCCCGCCCGGCGACGCCTGAACGTCCAGGAGGTGGCCTGA
- a CDS encoding DUF3649 domain-containing protein, whose translation MTSQALAGGLSVTGRILVAVLLGYALAYAVTACLSIYLPLPRPDRVSFGSLGCFAVWVAAIVYAFAARSAWRACWVLALASLALGGLAWLGLDYGARP comes from the coding sequence ATGACCAGCCAGGCCCTGGCCGGCGGACTGTCCGTCACCGGCCGCATCCTCGTCGCGGTCCTGCTTGGCTACGCGCTGGCCTATGCGGTCACCGCCTGCCTGAGCATCTACCTGCCGCTGCCGCGTCCCGACCGGGTCTCGTTCGGCAGCCTCGGCTGCTTCGCCGTGTGGGTCGCGGCCATCGTCTACGCCTTCGCCGCGCGCAGCGCCTGGCGCGCCTGCTGGGTGCTGGCGCTGGCCAGCCTGGCGCTGGGCGGCCTGGCCTGGCTCGGCCTCGACTACGGAGCGCGTCCATGA
- a CDS encoding DEAD/DEAH box helicase, which yields MFELPGDNAWLHFMQDDLPRLRQQGWFIDIRADFAYDLTPIDAWYAEVEEADDRQWFELELGIQVAGQRVSLLPALTELIRRSPALLDPRALARHADEEQLVLRLELNPPLRVALPFGRLKPVLAALSDFYLGDPEPQRKLRLGAPDAARLADLDELPLAWEGGDNLRDFARRLRSFQARPATPPQGLRAELRPYQLEGLSWMQTLRELDSGGVLADDMGLGKTLQSLAHVLLEKQAGRLDTPALVVMPTSLIPNWLDEAERFAPDLRVLALHGAGRRRDFARIDEHDLVLTTYALLPRDAAELGKRRFHLLILDEAQNIKNATTKAAVAARELAARHRLCLTGTPLENHLGELWSLFHFLMPGWLGDARQFAQDYRTPIEKHGDEARLSHLAARLRPFLLRRTKEQVASELPPKSEFTQFVELSEAQRELYETVRLALDRKVREEIARRGLARSRIVILEALLKLRQVCCDTRLLQRQEDGARSGRALSSGKLAYLLDMLDELIAEGRRVLLFSQFTSMLALIEDALRQRGVDYVLLTGETRDRRAPVQRFQSGKVPVFLISLKAGGVGLNLTAADTVIHYDPWWNPAVENQASDRAYRIGQDKPVFVYRLIARGTVEEKIQHLQQEKAALADGLFSEGNGDGWKLDEADIDALFAPLPKAL from the coding sequence ATGTTCGAACTGCCCGGCGACAACGCCTGGCTGCACTTCATGCAGGACGACCTGCCGCGCCTGCGCCAGCAGGGCTGGTTCATCGACATCCGCGCCGACTTCGCCTACGACCTGACGCCCATCGACGCCTGGTACGCCGAGGTCGAGGAAGCCGACGACCGCCAGTGGTTCGAGCTGGAACTGGGCATCCAGGTCGCCGGCCAGCGGGTCAGCCTGCTGCCGGCGCTGACCGAGCTGATCCGCCGCAGCCCGGCCCTGCTCGATCCGCGCGCCCTCGCCCGGCACGCCGACGAAGAGCAACTGGTGCTGCGCCTGGAACTCAACCCGCCGCTGCGCGTGGCGCTGCCCTTCGGCCGCCTGAAGCCGGTGCTGGCGGCGCTTTCCGACTTCTACCTGGGCGACCCCGAACCGCAGCGCAAGCTGCGCCTGGGCGCACCGGACGCGGCGCGCCTGGCCGATCTCGACGAGTTGCCGCTGGCCTGGGAAGGCGGCGACAACCTGCGCGACTTCGCCCGCCGCCTACGCAGTTTCCAGGCTCGTCCGGCGACCCCGCCGCAAGGCCTGCGCGCCGAACTGCGGCCCTACCAGCTCGAAGGCCTGAGCTGGATGCAGACCCTGCGCGAACTCGACAGCGGCGGCGTGCTGGCCGACGACATGGGGCTGGGCAAGACCTTGCAGTCGCTGGCCCACGTGCTCCTGGAAAAGCAGGCCGGGCGGCTCGACACGCCGGCGCTGGTGGTGATGCCCACCAGCCTGATCCCCAACTGGCTGGACGAGGCCGAGCGCTTCGCCCCCGATCTGCGCGTGCTGGCCCTGCACGGCGCCGGCCGGCGCCGCGACTTCGCCCGCATCGACGAGCACGACCTGGTGCTGACCACCTATGCCCTGCTGCCACGCGACGCCGCCGAGCTGGGCAAGCGGCGGTTCCACCTGCTGATCCTCGACGAGGCGCAGAACATCAAGAACGCCACCACCAAGGCCGCCGTCGCCGCCCGCGAGCTGGCGGCACGGCATCGCCTGTGCCTGACCGGCACGCCGCTGGAGAACCACCTCGGCGAACTCTGGTCGCTGTTCCATTTCCTGATGCCCGGCTGGCTCGGCGACGCCCGCCAGTTCGCCCAGGACTACCGCACGCCGATCGAGAAGCACGGCGACGAGGCACGCCTCAGTCACCTGGCCGCGCGCCTGCGGCCGTTCCTGCTGCGACGGACCAAGGAACAGGTGGCCTCGGAACTGCCGCCGAAGAGCGAGTTCACCCAGTTCGTCGAACTCAGCGAGGCGCAACGCGAACTCTACGAGACCGTGCGCCTGGCGCTGGACCGCAAGGTCCGCGAGGAGATCGCCCGGCGCGGCCTGGCGCGCAGCCGCATCGTGATCCTCGAGGCGCTGCTCAAGCTGCGCCAGGTCTGCTGCGACACGCGCCTGCTGCAACGCCAGGAAGACGGCGCGCGCAGCGGCCGGGCGCTCAGCTCGGGCAAGCTGGCCTACCTGCTCGACATGCTCGACGAACTGATCGCCGAGGGTCGCCGGGTCCTGCTGTTCTCGCAGTTCACCTCGATGCTCGCGCTGATCGAGGACGCCCTGCGCCAGCGCGGCGTCGACTACGTCCTGCTGACCGGCGAGACCCGCGACCGCCGCGCCCCGGTACAGCGCTTCCAGAGCGGCAAGGTGCCGGTGTTCCTGATCAGCTTGAAGGCAGGCGGGGTCGGCCTCAACCTGACCGCGGCGGACACCGTGATCCACTACGATCCCTGGTGGAACCCGGCGGTGGAGAACCAGGCCAGCGACCGCGCCTACCGCATCGGCCAGGACAAGCCGGTGTTCGTCTACCGGCTGATCGCCCGCGGCACGGTGGAAGAGAAGATCCAGCACCTGCAGCAGGAAAAGGCCGCCCTCGCCGACGGCCTGTTCAGCGAAGGCAACGGCGACGGCTGGAAGCTCGACGAGGCCGATATCGACGCGCTGTTCGCGCCCTTGCCCAAGGCGCTCTGA
- a CDS encoding class I SAM-dependent methyltransferase, which produces MLSPPAAVPGESFVGIYDRYVLPRLIDFACGMGDVMKQRSLLVPRAHGRVLEIGLGTGLNLGFYDAAKVSAIVGVDPAAQMQALARERAAQIGIPVEMVALELGEIRAEAESFDTIVCTFTLCSIAAPLPALGEMRRVLKRGGELLFCEHGRAPDASVLAWQRRLTPWWKPLAGGCHLDRDMPALLREAGFRIDELEQGYLPGPRPMTYVYRGVAR; this is translated from the coding sequence ATGCTTTCCCCTCCAGCCGCTGTGCCAGGAGAGAGTTTCGTGGGCATCTATGACCGTTACGTGTTGCCGCGCCTGATCGACTTCGCCTGCGGCATGGGCGACGTGATGAAGCAGCGTTCGCTGCTGGTGCCGCGCGCCCATGGGCGGGTGCTGGAGATCGGTCTGGGCACCGGGCTCAACCTGGGCTTCTACGACGCGGCGAAGGTGTCGGCGATCGTCGGCGTCGACCCGGCCGCGCAAATGCAGGCGCTGGCCCGCGAGCGCGCGGCGCAAATCGGCATCCCGGTGGAAATGGTCGCCCTCGAGCTTGGCGAGATCCGCGCCGAGGCGGAAAGCTTCGACACCATCGTCTGCACTTTCACCCTTTGCTCCATCGCCGCGCCGCTGCCGGCGCTGGGCGAGATGCGTCGGGTGCTGAAGCGTGGCGGCGAATTGCTGTTCTGCGAGCATGGGCGCGCGCCGGACGCCTCGGTGCTGGCCTGGCAACGGCGCCTGACGCCCTGGTGGAAACCGCTGGCCGGCGGTTGCCACCTGGACCGCGACATGCCGGCCTTGCTGCGCGAGGCCGGCTTTCGCATCGACGAGCTGGAACAGGGCTACCTGCCCGGGCCGCGGCCGATGACCTACGTCTACCGCGGCGTCGCGCGCTGA
- a CDS encoding GntR family transcriptional regulator — translation MTQNPPPLEIAHDDGETLSEHVFRKIQSAIVSGEIAPGSKISEPELARTYGISRGPLREAIHRLEGLRLLVRVPHVGARVVSLSHAELIELYEIRESLEGMACRLAAERMSQAEIDELRRVLDTHERDEAFQAGRGYYQQEGDYDFHYRIIQGSGNATLTRMLCGELYQLVRMYRIQYSTTPNRPRQAFAEHHRILDAIADRDGELAELLMRRHISASRRNIERQLEPQPAKLASASSTV, via the coding sequence ATGACCCAGAACCCGCCCCCTCTCGAGATTGCCCATGACGACGGAGAGACCTTGTCGGAACACGTCTTCCGCAAGATCCAGAGCGCCATCGTCAGCGGCGAGATCGCGCCGGGCAGCAAGATCTCCGAGCCGGAGCTGGCGCGCACCTACGGCATCAGCCGCGGCCCGCTGCGCGAGGCGATCCACCGCCTGGAAGGCCTGCGCCTGCTGGTGCGGGTGCCGCATGTCGGGGCGCGGGTGGTGTCGCTGAGCCACGCCGAGCTGATCGAGCTCTACGAGATCCGCGAGTCCCTGGAAGGCATGGCCTGCCGACTGGCCGCCGAGCGCATGAGCCAGGCCGAGATCGACGAGTTGCGCCGGGTGCTCGACACCCACGAGCGCGACGAGGCGTTCCAGGCCGGGCGCGGCTATTACCAGCAGGAAGGCGACTACGACTTCCACTACCGGATCATCCAGGGCAGCGGCAACGCCACTCTCACCCGCATGCTCTGCGGCGAGCTCTACCAACTGGTGCGGATGTACCGCATCCAGTACTCGACCACGCCGAACCGGCCGCGCCAGGCCTTCGCCGAACACCACCGCATTCTCGACGCCATCGCCGACCGTGACGGCGAACTGGCCGAGCTGCTGATGCGCCGCCACATCAGTGCGTCGCGCCGCAATATCGAGCGCCAGCTGGAACCCCAGCCGGCGAAGCTCGCCTCCGCTTCCTCCACCGTCTAA